A window of Bacteroidota bacterium contains these coding sequences:
- a CDS encoding flippase-like domain-containing protein, translated as MKKRILQIAKALLFLSIGMVLIWLVTRNLTDSDKSNIMAAFKQADYFWIVLAMIISGLSHWSRAIRWKMLLEAMGHKPKLSNTFFAVMIGYLANFALPRLGEVSRCGVLTKYEKIPFSESFGTVITERAFDVICLLLIFILTIIMEFDKIFDLVNNKILQPLQLKLIHMADNSFIMIAFFVAVMMAIWLIIKFKTKIGAIFSDKFIGLLKGFWEGIKSVKNVKNPIAFIAHTIFIWSMYTLIIYFAFYSFAETGHLGLGAAFSILAFGSVAIIFVPGGTGAYQALITELLTTSYFISFAIAFAFSWIVWTLGLVVILILGLISLVLLPILNKEKP; from the coding sequence ATGAAAAAGCGAATTCTTCAAATTGCCAAAGCCTTGCTCTTTTTAAGCATAGGTATGGTATTGATTTGGCTGGTTACTCGGAACTTAACCGATAGTGATAAAAGCAACATTATGGCTGCTTTTAAACAAGCCGATTATTTTTGGATAGTTTTAGCTATGATAATAAGCGGCTTAAGTCACTGGAGCCGAGCCATCCGATGGAAAATGTTGCTTGAAGCCATGGGGCACAAACCCAAATTATCGAATACTTTTTTTGCGGTGATGATTGGTTACTTGGCCAACTTCGCACTTCCTCGTTTAGGTGAAGTTTCGCGTTGCGGAGTATTGACTAAATACGAAAAAATCCCTTTTTCCGAATCCTTTGGTACTGTAATAACCGAAAGAGCATTTGACGTTATTTGCTTATTGCTGATTTTCATACTCACCATTATCATGGAATTTGATAAAATTTTTGATTTGGTGAATAACAAGATTCTGCAACCCTTGCAACTAAAGCTTATTCACATGGCTGATAATTCATTCATTATGATTGCGTTTTTTGTTGCGGTAATGATGGCTATTTGGCTAATAATAAAGTTTAAAACCAAGATTGGCGCTATCTTTTCCGATAAATTTATTGGATTATTAAAGGGTTTTTGGGAAGGCATCAAATCGGTAAAAAATGTAAAAAATCCTATTGCTTTTATTGCGCACACCATTTTTATATGGAGCATGTACACGCTCATTATTTATTTTGCATTTTACAGTTTTGCTGAAACCGGGCATTTAGGTCTGGGAGCTGCTTTCTCAATTTTAGCATTCGGAAGTGTGGCCATTATTTTTGTGCCCGGAGGAACCGGTGCTTATCAAGCATTAATAACTGAGTTGTTAACCACTTCTTATTTTATTTCATTTGCCATTGCTTTTGCCTTTTCATGGATTGTGTGGACCTTGGGCTTAGTTGTTATTTTAATACTAGGTTTAATTTCGCTCGTATTATTACCGATTTTAAATAAAGAAAAACCATGA
- a CDS encoding pantoate--beta-alanine ligase, with the protein MIVLKLRQEVNNAITALHAENKQVGFVATMGALHQGHLSLIDIAARENDCVVCSIFVNPLQFNDKADFEKYPNTLEADLKLLEAKKCAIVFVPDVQEMYGNEDTTQFEFGNLDKVMEGVYRPGHFLGMAKVVKRLFDTVKPDVAYFGEKDFQQLAIIRKFTHDLKLPVKVVGCPIMRETDGLAMSSRNMLLSKEERLVSPIIFKTLLGAKKKVGKISISELKAWVEAEINAVNHFKLEYFEVAEAENLTLLNEWKSLAPIMGFIVVRVNNIRLIDNIVLVP; encoded by the coding sequence ATGATTGTTTTAAAGCTTAGACAAGAAGTCAACAATGCAATAACGGCTTTACATGCCGAAAACAAACAAGTTGGCTTTGTGGCCACTATGGGTGCTTTGCATCAAGGGCATTTGAGTTTAATTGACATTGCGGCCAGGGAAAACGATTGCGTGGTATGTAGTATTTTTGTTAATCCATTGCAATTCAATGATAAAGCAGATTTCGAGAAATACCCCAATACCCTCGAAGCCGATTTAAAATTGCTGGAAGCTAAAAAGTGTGCTATTGTTTTTGTGCCGGATGTGCAAGAAATGTATGGTAATGAGGATACTACACAGTTTGAATTTGGCAATTTGGATAAAGTAATGGAAGGCGTATATCGTCCGGGTCATTTTTTAGGAATGGCTAAAGTAGTAAAACGCCTTTTTGATACCGTGAAACCGGATGTAGCTTATTTTGGTGAGAAGGATTTTCAGCAACTTGCCATTATACGAAAGTTTACACACGATTTAAAATTGCCGGTAAAAGTGGTTGGTTGTCCAATAATGCGGGAAACAGATGGATTGGCAATGAGTTCTCGCAATATGTTGCTTAGTAAAGAGGAAAGACTGGTATCTCCAATAATTTTTAAAACACTCTTAGGGGCTAAGAAGAAGGTTGGAAAAATTTCAATATCGGAGCTAAAAGCGTGGGTGGAAGCTGAAATAAACGCGGTAAATCATTTTAAATTGGAGTATTTTGAAGTAGCTGAAGCCGAGAATTTAACTTTGCTGAACGAATGGAAAAGTCTTGCACCCATAATGGGATTTATTGTAGTGCGTGTGAATAACATTCGATTAATTGATAATATAGTGTTAGTGCCATAA
- a CDS encoding glycogen/starch synthase, whose protein sequence is MKKAKVLFVSQEIFPYLEESPMANIGRFLPQGIQEKGKEIRTFMPRFGNVNERRNQLHEVIRLSGMNLIINDSDHPLIIKVASIQSARMQIYFIDNEEYFQRKHTFTDEKNIHFADNDERSVFFCRGVIETVRKLGWSPDIIHCHGWFTSPMPIYIKKAFKDDPLFADTKVIYSVYDDGFDKSLDAKYSKKMLLDGVVDSDVKKLKDPSFVNISKAAMDYSDAVIKGSEKVHPDLEKYFKGLSKPTLGFKTVEEYVDAYSNFYDEVLEDATVLAE, encoded by the coding sequence ATGAAGAAAGCAAAAGTGTTATTTGTGTCACAGGAGATTTTCCCCTATCTCGAAGAGAGTCCAATGGCGAACATCGGTCGCTTCTTACCGCAGGGAATACAGGAAAAGGGAAAAGAAATCAGAACCTTTATGCCTCGCTTCGGAAATGTTAATGAACGCAGAAATCAACTTCACGAAGTAATCCGATTGTCGGGAATGAATTTAATCATTAACGACAGCGACCATCCGCTAATTATCAAAGTTGCTTCTATTCAAAGTGCTCGAATGCAGATTTATTTTATTGATAATGAAGAATATTTTCAACGCAAGCACACCTTCACCGACGAAAAAAATATTCATTTTGCGGATAACGACGAACGTTCGGTTTTCTTTTGCCGCGGGGTAATTGAAACGGTTCGTAAATTAGGTTGGAGTCCGGATATTATTCACTGCCACGGTTGGTTTACTAGCCCTATGCCTATCTATATTAAAAAAGCATTCAAAGATGATCCTTTATTTGCCGATACCAAAGTGATTTACTCGGTGTATGACGATGGTTTTGATAAATCATTGGATGCGAAATACAGCAAAAAAATGCTGTTAGATGGTGTGGTGGATAGTGATGTTAAAAAATTAAAAGACCCTTCTTTTGTTAACATTAGTAAAGCTGCTATGGATTATAGCGATGCCGTTATTAAAGGAAGCGAAAAAGTACATCCCGATTTAGAAAAATACTTTAAAGGCCTAAGTAAGCCAACTCTTGGTTTCAAAACGGTGGAAGAATATGTAGATGCATACTCTAATTTTTATGATGAAGTATTAGAAGATGCGACGGTGTTGGCTGAATAA
- a CDS encoding DUF4270 domain-containing protein produces MRIEKTHLVNFLNFLPTKQLSYPSQFGLVRMFFLYTCLFTLLSCKDESLTDADIQPDADKLNLSYLTSSDIKSYIMLEDPGSSDETDYNILGSYQDPIFGKTEASFATQFYMQGPNPIFKTGAINPKIDSIVLSLVYYSAYGDVSKSNGLQKVNVYELTKDLSLSKDYFTNTNTDTLYNAAQPIGTKIFQPKLSTSVKVGSVLEAPQLRIKLDTAVFGRKLMALDGTNAQNLVTQELFIKYFKGLYVKSDNSFQGNNQGAILFFDLLNSSSKITAYYHTDEAKSFNYVISSASNNFVESARINFVTHNYTTAPLIQNQLSNPTLGQQQIFVQDLAGIKCKIEVPIIQQLLDSAPIGINRAELIIKIDEPFIDKYVPNNSLYLFAMNDTGKAVFIPDYDAGNAYYGQAYDATNKQYKFNLSRYMQLVASGKISDHGFYLKTIGLNNANRSVLKGGNNIQFNLTYTKIKL; encoded by the coding sequence ATGAGAATTGAAAAAACACATTTAGTAAATTTCTTGAACTTTCTTCCTACAAAACAACTATCCTATCCAAGCCAATTCGGTTTGGTTAGGATGTTTTTTTTATACACTTGCCTGTTCACCTTGCTTTCGTGTAAGGATGAAAGTTTAACAGATGCAGATATTCAACCTGATGCGGATAAGTTAAATCTGTCCTACCTTACAAGTTCCGACATAAAATCTTACATTATGTTAGAGGATCCGGGAAGTTCGGATGAGACGGATTACAATATTCTAGGCTCCTATCAAGACCCGATTTTTGGAAAAACCGAAGCTTCCTTTGCCACTCAGTTTTATATGCAGGGTCCCAATCCAATTTTTAAAACAGGTGCCATAAATCCTAAAATTGATTCTATTGTGTTGTCCTTAGTTTATTATTCTGCTTATGGCGATGTAAGTAAATCTAATGGACTACAAAAAGTGAATGTGTATGAATTAACAAAAGATCTTTCTTTAAGTAAAGATTATTTTACGAATACCAATACCGATACCCTTTACAACGCAGCTCAACCAATTGGAACAAAAATTTTTCAACCCAAATTATCAACTTCGGTAAAAGTGGGAAGTGTTTTAGAGGCACCTCAATTGCGGATTAAATTAGATACAGCTGTATTTGGAAGAAAATTAATGGCTTTGGACGGCACAAATGCTCAAAATTTAGTTACGCAAGAACTCTTTATCAAGTATTTTAAAGGTTTATATGTAAAGAGTGACAATAGCTTTCAAGGGAACAACCAAGGAGCTATTTTATTTTTTGATTTATTAAATTCTTCATCGAAAATAACTGCCTATTATCATACTGATGAAGCCAAGAGTTTTAACTATGTGATTTCAAGCGCTTCAAATAATTTTGTAGAAAGTGCTCGCATCAATTTTGTAACACATAATTATACCACAGCGCCATTAATTCAAAATCAACTAAGCAATCCGACATTAGGGCAACAGCAAATTTTTGTTCAAGACCTTGCCGGAATAAAGTGTAAAATAGAGGTTCCAATCATTCAGCAATTGCTGGATTCAGCTCCCATTGGAATTAACCGAGCCGAATTAATTATTAAAATTGACGAACCTTTTATTGATAAATACGTACCAAACAATTCTTTATATTTGTTTGCAATGAATGACACCGGAAAGGCGGTTTTTATACCCGATTATGATGCAGGTAATGCTTATTACGGACAAGCTTATGATGCAACAAATAAACAGTACAAATTTAACCTATCACGTTATATGCAACTGGTTGCCTCTGGTAAAATAAGCGACCATGGGTTTTATTTAAAAACAATTGGCTTAAATAATGCAAATAGAAGTGTCTTAAAAGGTGGAAACAATATTCAATTCAATTTAACTTATACAAAAATTAAACTCTAA
- the glmS gene encoding glutamine--fructose-6-phosphate transaminase (isomerizing) has translation MCGIVAYIGDKKAYPIIMKGLHRLEYRGYDSAGVALLNHDLNVYKCKGKVSDLEVFIDKKSTDGNIGIGHTRWATHGVPNDANAHPHSSESKNLVIIHNGIIENYASLKAELKSRGHNFNSDTDTEVLIHLIEDIMIKEKIDLVEAVRLALNEVSGAYAIVVMSKNEPDLLVAAKKGSPLVIGIGKGEFFLASDATPIIEYTKNVVYLEEEEIAVLRRNEEIKIINIKNQKKTPYIQELEMHLEAIEKGGYEHFMLKEIFEQPRSIKDSMRGRIRTDGGTLVRLGGIAEYMQKIVNADRIIIIGCGTSWHAGMVGEYLIEDLARIPVEVEYASEFRYRNPIISERDVIIAISQSGETADTLAAIELAKSKGATILGICNVAGSSIARASHAGSYTHAGPEIGVASTKAFTAQVTVLTLMALNIAQRKGTITSSRFNQLVTELASVPDKVEKVLKNNEKILALAAKIKDASNALYLGRGNSFPVALEGALKLKEISYIHAEGYPAAEMKHGPIALIDEEMPVIVIATKGASYEKVVSNIQEVKARKGKIIAVVTEGDVVVKDLADYVIEVPETDDVLVPLISVIPLQLLSYHIAVMRGCNVDQPRNLAKSVTVE, from the coding sequence ATGTGTGGAATTGTAGCTTACATTGGTGACAAAAAAGCCTATCCAATAATCATGAAAGGTTTGCACCGCTTAGAATACCGGGGTTATGACAGCGCCGGGGTAGCGCTTTTAAATCACGATTTAAATGTGTATAAATGCAAAGGAAAAGTTTCTGATTTAGAAGTTTTTATTGATAAAAAATCAACTGATGGTAACATTGGAATTGGTCACACCCGTTGGGCTACTCATGGTGTACCTAATGATGCGAATGCGCATCCACATAGTTCTGAAAGTAAAAACCTGGTGATTATTCACAATGGTATTATCGAGAATTATGCCTCTTTAAAAGCGGAGTTAAAATCACGCGGACACAATTTCAACAGCGATACCGATACGGAAGTATTGATTCACTTAATCGAGGACATCATGATTAAGGAAAAAATTGATTTGGTGGAAGCCGTACGGTTGGCTTTAAATGAAGTTTCGGGTGCTTACGCCATTGTGGTGATGAGTAAAAATGAACCGGATTTACTGGTGGCTGCCAAAAAAGGAAGTCCATTGGTTATCGGTATCGGAAAAGGCGAGTTCTTCTTAGCATCAGATGCTACGCCAATTATTGAATACACAAAAAATGTGGTTTACTTAGAGGAAGAAGAAATTGCGGTATTGCGCCGTAACGAAGAAATTAAAATCATAAACATTAAAAACCAAAAGAAAACTCCTTACATACAAGAGTTGGAAATGCACTTGGAAGCCATTGAAAAAGGCGGTTACGAGCATTTTATGTTGAAAGAAATTTTTGAACAACCGCGTTCTATCAAAGACAGTATGCGTGGCCGTATTCGTACGGATGGCGGTACTTTGGTGCGCTTAGGCGGGATTGCCGAATACATGCAAAAAATCGTGAATGCCGACCGTATTATAATTATTGGTTGCGGTACATCTTGGCATGCCGGTATGGTGGGCGAATATTTAATTGAAGATTTAGCACGTATTCCGGTAGAAGTAGAATATGCTTCGGAATTCCGTTACCGCAATCCGATTATCAGTGAACGTGATGTAATTATTGCCATCTCTCAAAGTGGTGAAACTGCCGATACTTTGGCGGCTATTGAATTGGCAAAATCAAAAGGGGCTACCATTTTAGGTATTTGTAATGTGGCTGGTTCATCCATTGCGCGCGCATCACATGCCGGTTCATATACACATGCCGGTCCTGAAATTGGAGTGGCCTCTACAAAAGCATTTACTGCTCAGGTAACTGTGCTTACGCTGATGGCTTTAAACATTGCACAACGCAAAGGAACCATTACCAGCTCTCGTTTTAATCAATTGGTAACCGAATTGGCAAGTGTTCCTGATAAAGTGGAGAAAGTGCTGAAAAACAATGAGAAAATACTAGCATTGGCAGCTAAAATTAAGGATGCTAGCAACGCTTTGTATTTAGGTCGTGGAAACAGTTTCCCTGTTGCTTTGGAAGGTGCACTAAAACTAAAAGAAATTTCTTATATCCACGCCGAAGGTTATCCTGCTGCTGAAATGAAGCATGGTCCAATTGCATTAATTGACGAAGAAATGCCGGTTATTGTAATTGCCACTAAAGGTGCTTCTTACGAAAAAGTAGTAAGCAACATTCAGGAAGTAAAAGCCCGAAAAGGTAAAATCATTGCTGTTGTTACTGAAGGTGATGTGGTGGTGAAAGACCTTGCCGACTATGTAATTGAAGTGCCAGAAACAGATGATGTATTAGTTCCGCTAATCTCTGTAATTCCTTTACAATTACTATCTTATCATATAGCAGTAATGAGAGGATGTAATGTAGATCAACCACGTAACCTCGCAAAAAGTGTTACAGTCGAATAA
- the lpxD gene encoding UDP-3-O-(3-hydroxymyristoyl)glucosamine N-acyltransferase, protein MEFTAAQIAAQLGGVVEGNSEAKVSALSKIEEGKAGTLSFLANPKYTQYIYTTEATAVIVSKDFVAEQAISTTLIRVEDAYKSFAALLEFYNQVKLKKAGIEQPSFISESAKLGAEVYVGAFAYIGNNAKIGANVKIYPHSFVGDNVVIGDNTTLFAGVKIYSDCNVGAHCTLHSGVVIGGDGFGFAPNSENNYNKVPQIGNVILEDRVEVGSNTTIDRATLGSTIIRKGVKLDNLIQIAHNVEIGENTVIAAQTGVAGSTKIGKDCMIGGQVGIVGHISIANGVKIAAQSGVGQSIAKEGEIVQGSPSFAIGDYKRSYVVFRNLPDVLNRLKDLEKEKS, encoded by the coding sequence ATGGAATTCACAGCAGCACAAATAGCCGCCCAGCTCGGTGGAGTAGTGGAGGGCAATAGCGAAGCCAAGGTAAGCGCGCTTTCAAAGATTGAAGAGGGGAAGGCAGGTACTCTTTCCTTTTTAGCCAACCCTAAATACACCCAATATATTTATACCACCGAAGCCACGGCGGTAATCGTAAGCAAAGACTTTGTTGCAGAGCAAGCCATTAGCACCACTTTAATTCGAGTAGAAGATGCTTATAAAAGTTTTGCGGCTTTACTCGAATTTTACAACCAAGTAAAACTCAAAAAAGCAGGAATTGAGCAACCTAGTTTTATTTCCGAAAGTGCCAAGCTTGGCGCAGAAGTGTATGTTGGAGCATTCGCCTATATCGGAAACAACGCAAAAATAGGCGCTAATGTTAAAATTTATCCACACAGCTTTGTGGGCGATAATGTGGTGATTGGAGATAATACCACCTTGTTTGCAGGAGTTAAAATTTATAGCGATTGTAACGTTGGTGCACATTGTACGTTGCACTCCGGCGTGGTAATTGGTGGTGATGGTTTTGGATTTGCACCCAATAGCGAAAACAATTACAATAAAGTACCTCAAATCGGGAATGTAATTCTTGAAGATAGAGTAGAAGTGGGTTCCAATACTACCATCGACAGAGCAACCCTAGGTTCTACCATCATCCGCAAAGGAGTAAAACTGGATAATTTAATACAAATTGCACACAATGTGGAAATTGGAGAAAATACAGTGATTGCTGCTCAAACTGGAGTAGCGGGTTCAACTAAAATTGGTAAGGATTGTATGATTGGCGGACAGGTTGGAATTGTGGGTCACATCAGCATTGCTAATGGAGTGAAGATTGCTGCTCAATCCGGTGTAGGGCAAAGTATTGCTAAGGAAGGTGAAATAGTGCAAGGCTCCCCTTCGTTCGCCATCGGCGATTACAAGCGCTCTTATGTGGTTTTCCGCAACTTGCCGGATGTTCTGAATCGATTAAAAGATTTAGAAAAAGAGAAATCATAA
- a CDS encoding HD domain-containing protein, which translates to MKSNTVNKRKIFNDPIYGFITLPNEIIFDLIEHPYFQRLRRIKQLGLTALVYPGALHTRFHHAMGAMYLMTQAIDVLRSKGVEVSAEEAEGVTVAVLLHDIGHGPFSHALESSLVNDVSHEQISEIFMDKLNEEFGGRLSLAIQIFRNEYSKKFLHQLVSSQLDMDRLDYLKRDSFFTGVSEGIISSDRIIAMLAVSNDSLAIEAKGIYSIEKFIIARRLMYWQVYLHKTVLSAEHLLVNILSRAKELSASGKDLFATPALKLFLKHNYTKNDFIANASILNAFAELDDNDIFTSIKVWKDSDDPILAVLCRCLVNRNLFKIELQNEQFSSQKIEDLKQKAKAKYHLSDDHIKYFVFSDSIKNSAYNPTSERISILYKDGKTVDIADAADQLNISVLSKAVEKFFLCYPKELV; encoded by the coding sequence GTGAAAAGTAACACTGTTAACAAACGTAAAATCTTTAACGATCCGATTTACGGTTTTATTACATTGCCCAACGAAATAATTTTCGATCTCATTGAGCATCCCTATTTTCAACGCTTACGCAGAATTAAACAATTGGGATTAACCGCTTTGGTGTATCCCGGAGCCTTGCATACACGCTTTCATCATGCTATGGGAGCCATGTACCTGATGACCCAAGCCATTGATGTTTTGCGTTCGAAAGGGGTTGAAGTTAGTGCCGAGGAAGCCGAAGGAGTGACAGTTGCAGTGCTTTTGCACGATATAGGGCACGGTCCCTTTTCACATGCACTGGAATCGAGCTTGGTAAACGATGTGAGCCATGAGCAAATTTCTGAAATCTTTATGGATAAACTCAATGAGGAGTTTGGCGGCAGACTCAGCTTAGCCATTCAAATTTTCAGGAATGAGTATTCCAAAAAATTTCTACATCAGCTGGTTTCCAGTCAGCTGGATATGGACCGCTTGGATTATTTGAAACGCGATAGTTTTTTTACGGGTGTATCGGAAGGAATAATTAGTTCGGATAGGATTATTGCGATGCTAGCCGTTTCTAACGATTCGCTTGCCATTGAAGCTAAAGGAATTTACAGCATCGAAAAATTTATCATCGCCCGCAGGCTCATGTACTGGCAAGTGTATCTGCATAAAACAGTTTTATCGGCCGAGCATTTATTGGTAAATATTTTATCAAGAGCAAAGGAGTTAAGTGCATCCGGAAAAGATTTGTTTGCCACCCCGGCTTTGAAATTATTTCTTAAACATAACTATACAAAAAATGATTTCATTGCAAATGCCTCTATTTTAAATGCATTCGCAGAGCTTGACGACAACGATATATTTACTTCAATTAAAGTTTGGAAAGATTCGGATGACCCTATTTTAGCGGTGCTTTGCCGCTGCCTCGTGAACCGCAACCTCTTTAAAATTGAATTGCAAAACGAGCAGTTTTCCTCTCAAAAAATAGAGGATTTAAAGCAAAAAGCGAAAGCGAAATACCACTTGAGCGATGACCATATAAAGTATTTTGTGTTTTCCGATAGCATTAAGAACTCGGCTTATAATCCAACAAGCGAGCGCATTAGCATTTTGTATAAAGACGGTAAAACAGTGGATATTGCGGATGCAGCTGATCAACTAAATATTTCGGTGCTTTCAAAAGCGGTGGAGAAATTCTTTTTGTGTTATCCTAAGGAGTTGGTTTAA
- a CDS encoding PglZ domain-containing protein — MAKITILWADDEIDLLKPHILFLREKGYELITTNNGDEAIDIIKQQHVDLVLLDENMPGISGIVTLGKIKNLKADLPVVMITKSEEESIMEDAIGSKISDYLIKPVNPNQILLSIKKNLDNKRLISEKTTSAYQQDFRNIGITLSDKLNFEEWKEVYQKLIFWELELEKSKDSGMAEVLQMQKTEANQQFFKFVESNYLGWLNAGKDKAPLLSHTLFKNKIAPHLDKELPVFMILIDNLRFDQWKMIQHVFNEYFRIDEEEMYCGILPTATQYSRNAIFAGLMPSEIEKKFPNMWFNDEDEGGKNLHESDFLGEQLKRLNKNVKFSYTKVTNLAAGKRMVESIPNMMTNKLNVIVYNFVDMLSHARTEMEVIRELASDESAYRSITQSWFEHSPLLEALKLISEKKCKVVLTTDHGTILVKEPTKIVGDRNTNTNLRYKQGKSLDYVKKDVFEVRNPADAFLPKLHVSSAYVFAKEDKFFAYPNNYNHYVSYYRNTFQHGGVSLEEMLIPVITMTSK; from the coding sequence ATGGCAAAAATAACGATTTTATGGGCGGACGACGAGATTGATTTATTAAAACCACATATTCTTTTTTTACGCGAAAAGGGCTATGAGCTAATAACTACCAACAATGGTGACGAAGCCATTGACATTATTAAGCAACAACATGTGGACCTCGTGCTACTGGACGAAAATATGCCCGGCATTTCAGGCATCGTAACGCTTGGTAAAATTAAAAACCTGAAAGCTGATTTACCGGTGGTAATGATTACCAAAAGTGAAGAAGAAAGCATTATGGAAGATGCTATTGGTTCCAAAATATCGGATTACTTAATTAAACCGGTGAACCCGAATCAGATATTATTGAGCATCAAAAAAAATCTTGACAACAAGCGTTTAATCAGCGAAAAAACAACTTCAGCATATCAGCAAGATTTCAGAAATATTGGTATCACACTTAGCGATAAATTAAATTTTGAGGAGTGGAAAGAAGTATATCAAAAACTAATTTTTTGGGAGCTGGAGCTCGAAAAATCGAAAGACAGTGGAATGGCCGAAGTGCTGCAAATGCAGAAAACAGAAGCCAATCAGCAGTTTTTTAAATTTGTGGAAAGTAATTATTTGGGCTGGTTAAATGCCGGAAAAGATAAGGCTCCGCTCCTTTCTCACACACTTTTTAAAAATAAAATTGCTCCACATCTTGACAAAGAATTGCCGGTGTTTATGATACTGATTGACAACTTGCGTTTTGATCAGTGGAAAATGATTCAGCATGTGTTTAATGAATATTTCCGGATTGATGAAGAAGAAATGTATTGCGGCATTTTACCCACCGCCACACAATATTCGCGCAATGCCATCTTCGCAGGATTAATGCCTTCTGAAATTGAAAAAAAATTCCCAAACATGTGGTTTAATGATGAAGATGAAGGCGGGAAAAATTTGCACGAGTCTGATTTTTTAGGTGAACAGCTGAAGCGATTAAATAAAAACGTGAAGTTTTCCTACACAAAAGTCACCAACCTGGCTGCCGGAAAGCGGATGGTAGAGAGTATTCCCAATATGATGACCAATAAATTAAACGTAATCGTTTATAATTTTGTCGACATGCTTTCACATGCACGGACCGAAATGGAAGTGATTCGCGAGTTGGCAAGCGATGAATCGGCGTATCGCTCCATCACGCAAAGTTGGTTTGAACATTCCCCATTGCTGGAAGCACTAAAATTAATTTCTGAAAAAAAATGCAAAGTGGTACTTACTACCGACCATGGAACTATTTTAGTTAAGGAACCAACAAAAATTGTTGGTGACCGGAATACCAATACTAACTTGCGTTACAAACAAGGTAAGAGTTTAGATTATGTGAAGAAAGATGTGTTTGAAGTGCGCAATCCTGCAGATGCATTCTTGCCTAAATTGCATGTAAGTTCGGCTTATGTATTTGCGAAGGAAGATAAATTTTTTGCTTATCCAAATAACTACAACCATTATGTGAGTTATTACCGCAACACCTTTCAACACGGGGGTGTTTCCTTAGAAGAGATGCTGATTCCTGTAATTACGATGACAAGTAAATAA
- a CDS encoding non-canonical purine NTP diphosphatase encodes MQLVFASNNAHKIREIQQLIGERFQLKTLHDIGCFDDIPETQSTIEGNASQKANFVFERYKLNCFADDTGLEIEALSKAPGVLSARYAGEERDNEKNIDKVLKNLLPFQNRNAHFKTIISLILDKQEFLFEGIAEGTIALERTGTNGFGYDSVFIPKGFTQSFAQMTSDEKNKISHRAIAFKKLARYLKSIQQS; translated from the coding sequence ATGCAACTTGTTTTTGCAAGCAACAACGCACATAAAATTCGAGAAATTCAACAGTTAATTGGCGAGCGCTTTCAATTGAAAACACTCCATGATATTGGCTGTTTCGATGATATTCCCGAAACACAATCCACCATAGAAGGCAATGCCTCGCAAAAGGCAAATTTTGTATTTGAGCGCTATAAACTAAATTGTTTTGCCGACGATACCGGTTTGGAAATAGAAGCATTAAGTAAAGCGCCTGGTGTGTTATCGGCGCGCTATGCTGGGGAGGAGCGCGATAACGAAAAAAACATTGATAAAGTGCTGAAAAATCTTCTGCCTTTTCAAAATAGAAATGCGCATTTTAAAACCATTATCTCCCTTATTCTGGATAAGCAAGAATTTCTGTTTGAAGGAATTGCGGAAGGAACAATTGCTTTGGAACGGACCGGAACCAATGGTTTTGGATACGATTCAGTTTTTATTCCCAAGGGATTCACACAAAGTTTTGCGCAAATGACGTCCGACGAAAAAAATAAAATTTCTCACCGCGCTATTGCTTTTAAAAAACTGGCGCGCTATTTAAAATCGATTCAACAAAGCTAA